The window ATGTCACCTTGGGAATGGGTCAAGTGTGTGTGCAATAAAGTATGGTAAATCAGTTGATACAAGTATGGGCTTTACACCCTTAGCTGGGCTTGCGATGGGAACAAGAAGCGGAACAATTGACCCTGCTGTTATTTTGTATCTTATGGAGAAAGAGAACATGGATGTAAAGCAGATGAATGATTTGCTGAACAAGAAATCTGGGGTGTTAGGGATTTCTGGTGTTAGCAGTGACTTTAGAGATTTAGAGAGAGCTGCAAACGAAGGAAACGAGAGAGCTCAGCTTGCGATCGATATGTTCTGTTATAGGGTTAAGAAATATATTGGAGAGTATGCTGCAGTTTTAGGCGGTGTTGATGCAATAGTGTTCACAGCAGGGATTGGTGAAAATAATGCGATTGTTCGTGACAAGTGCCTAACTGATTTAGAGTATATGGGTGTCTTGTACGACAAAGAGAGAAACTTTAACGCGGAAAAAGGCAAGGTATTTGAAATTAACAAACCAGAGAGCAAGGTAAAGGTTTTAATAGTTCCAACAAACGAAGAGCTAATGATTGCAAGAGAGACAAAGAGATTATTAGAAAAGTAAATTAAAAAAAGGGCTGTTTTGCCAAACTTAAGGCAGCCCTCTCTTTTTTATTCCTTTTTCCAAAGCCCGTGGAGATTACAATATTCATATGCAACGAGCTTATTAGCAGACACATTAAAGAGAGCTTTTGGCTCATCACCAGGCTTTAAGAATTTTCTGTGCACAACATCATCTGCTACAAGATCAATCCACATAATGTAGTGTTTTTCTTCCATTGGATGTGGAATCTCTCCAACTTTTACCAAGATCCCCTCTTCTGTTTTTTCAATAAC is drawn from Caldicellulosiruptor naganoensis and contains these coding sequences:
- a CDS encoding desulfoferrodoxin; translation: MVKKGNVYKCEICGNIVEVLFAGGGQLVCCGQPMTLLEANTVDASLEKHVPVIEKTEEGILVKVGEIPHPMEEKHYIMWIDLVADDVVHRKFLKPGDEPKALFNVSANKLVAYEYCNLHGLWKKE